A genomic stretch from Verrucomicrobiia bacterium includes:
- a CDS encoding TAT-variant-translocated molybdopterin oxidoreductase, with protein sequence MKTIPPTCPEPETGRRYWRSLEQLEDQPQVREWIEREFPEGASVAPDGETRREWMKLMSASFLLAGLGGMATGCRRPEEEFLPFGRQPENYLHGGWKYFATAAPSRGAATPVLAKWTDGRPTKLEPNALAPGSAGTDAQTQAAILNLYDPDRAIRHTFEGNVVDAARVADMLTGLSQKFSGNGGDGLWMLSDRSSSPTRARLQEALAAGFAKSNWVNYEPVDFQVHRTAASTAFGAEVQPRYRLDLAKRILSLDADLFGAELDATGMMRGFSRGRQPGDGMNRLYVVESLMTITGGQADHRLRVKPSEVVQVAAQVAAQLVTGGTLGAALREMAQGSPAPAGWAAECAKDLAAHRGEAVVVAGHGQPLAVHLIAAALNEALGAYGKTVDVRLAETPADTTTLKELVNALNAGQVDTLVILGGNPAYNAPADLKFAEAARKAKTVVRLGYYEDETSVVATWNLAATHFLEAWGDARGTEGTVLPVQPLIQPLFGGLSDLEVLARLLGHPVTSPYELVRETFKGLASDDENAWNQFLHDGFLADSAGKPARLALDATRVLAALGELVPASGEGLELVLFRDARVDDGRNTNNGWLQELPDPVTKVTWENVVLISPKTARELGIESSARAKDGQYRQFVVRVTVGDTSIEGPAWIQPGLAEGVIGCALGYGRTRVGRVGKGSGFNAYPLYREGSRHLVRGARIERVMRRHMVAVTQEHGLMEGRPVVREANLEAFRKLPEFAQGMDLDAHLDHVPRYPDGSIKNIYTSPYKAQPWTKSDLNQWAMTVDLGSCTGCSACVIACQAENNIPIVGKDQVARGREMQWMRIDRYYSYDPDVPTRKETPAEDPQMVVQPMLCQHCENAPCESVCPVNATVHNSEGLNVMAYNRCIGTRYCSNNCPYKVRRFNFFDFNKREISYAQETGTLFFNVESPLYHGPFGPNLYKDTGWEVVKLVKNPDVSVRMRGVMEKCTFCVQRIEQAKIAVKNQAKDSGNVRVPGDMVRTACQEACPADAIVFGNTLDPEARVNGTIKDPRNYTVLGFLDNRPRVTYLARLRNPNPAMPDTYTEPDSLRDYERIRGQNPFEPHGHAGHGQGAAAATNGGQA encoded by the coding sequence ATGAAGACGATCCCCCCCACCTGCCCGGAACCGGAAACGGGCCGGCGATATTGGCGCTCGCTGGAACAGCTGGAAGACCAGCCCCAGGTCCGTGAATGGATCGAGCGCGAGTTCCCGGAGGGTGCCAGCGTGGCCCCGGACGGTGAGACCCGCCGGGAATGGATGAAGCTGATGTCGGCCAGCTTTCTGCTGGCGGGACTCGGCGGCATGGCGACCGGATGCCGGCGTCCCGAGGAGGAATTCCTGCCCTTCGGACGCCAGCCCGAGAACTACCTGCATGGCGGGTGGAAGTATTTTGCGACCGCCGCACCCAGCCGCGGTGCCGCCACACCCGTGCTGGCGAAGTGGACCGATGGACGCCCCACCAAACTCGAGCCGAACGCCCTGGCTCCGGGAAGCGCGGGCACCGACGCGCAGACCCAGGCGGCGATCCTCAATCTGTACGATCCGGACCGCGCGATCCGTCACACGTTCGAGGGCAACGTCGTGGATGCCGCCCGCGTGGCGGACATGCTGACCGGGCTGTCCCAGAAATTCTCCGGCAACGGTGGCGACGGCCTGTGGATGCTTTCGGATCGCAGCAGTTCGCCGACGCGGGCCCGCCTGCAGGAGGCGCTTGCGGCCGGGTTCGCGAAATCGAACTGGGTGAATTATGAGCCGGTGGATTTCCAGGTGCACCGGACGGCGGCCTCGACGGCCTTTGGCGCGGAGGTCCAGCCCCGTTACCGGCTCGATCTGGCCAAGCGGATCCTTTCGCTCGATGCCGATCTTTTTGGTGCGGAACTGGATGCAACCGGGATGATGCGCGGCTTCTCCCGGGGGCGCCAGCCGGGCGACGGCATGAACCGGCTCTACGTGGTGGAGTCGTTGATGACGATCACCGGGGGCCAGGCGGATCACCGGCTCCGGGTGAAGCCCAGCGAGGTGGTCCAGGTGGCGGCGCAGGTTGCGGCTCAACTGGTCACCGGCGGCACGCTCGGTGCGGCGCTGCGTGAGATGGCCCAAGGGTCACCGGCCCCGGCTGGCTGGGCTGCGGAATGTGCCAAGGACCTGGCAGCCCACCGGGGTGAGGCCGTGGTGGTGGCGGGCCACGGGCAGCCGCTGGCGGTCCACCTGATTGCGGCGGCGCTCAACGAAGCCCTTGGCGCCTATGGGAAGACGGTGGACGTCCGGTTGGCCGAGACGCCCGCGGACACGACCACTCTCAAGGAACTGGTGAACGCGCTGAATGCGGGCCAGGTGGACACCCTCGTCATCCTGGGCGGCAATCCCGCATATAATGCGCCGGCCGATTTGAAGTTTGCCGAGGCGGCCAGGAAGGCGAAGACCGTGGTGCGCCTCGGGTATTACGAGGATGAGACTTCGGTGGTCGCCACGTGGAACCTGGCGGCGACCCACTTCCTTGAGGCGTGGGGAGATGCGCGCGGCACCGAGGGCACCGTGCTGCCCGTCCAGCCGCTCATCCAGCCGCTGTTTGGTGGCTTGTCGGACCTGGAGGTTCTGGCCCGCCTCCTGGGGCATCCGGTCACCTCCCCCTACGAACTGGTGCGGGAAACATTCAAGGGACTGGCCTCGGACGACGAGAATGCCTGGAACCAGTTTCTGCACGACGGATTCCTGGCGGACAGCGCCGGCAAGCCGGCCCGCCTTGCGTTGGACGCGACCCGGGTTCTGGCGGCCCTTGGAGAGTTGGTCCCGGCATCCGGCGAGGGATTGGAACTGGTGCTGTTCCGCGACGCGCGGGTGGATGACGGGCGCAACACCAACAACGGGTGGCTCCAGGAGCTTCCGGACCCGGTGACCAAGGTCACTTGGGAGAATGTGGTGCTGATTTCCCCCAAGACCGCACGGGAACTGGGGATCGAGTCCAGCGCGAGGGCCAAGGACGGGCAGTACCGGCAGTTTGTGGTCCGGGTGACCGTGGGCGACACGAGCATTGAGGGTCCGGCGTGGATCCAGCCCGGCCTGGCCGAAGGGGTCATTGGCTGCGCCTTGGGCTACGGGCGCACCCGCGTTGGCCGCGTCGGCAAGGGCAGTGGATTCAATGCCTACCCGCTGTATCGTGAGGGCTCACGCCATCTGGTCCGCGGCGCGCGGATCGAGAGGGTGATGCGCCGCCACATGGTGGCCGTCACCCAGGAGCATGGCCTCATGGAGGGGCGTCCGGTGGTGCGCGAGGCGAACCTGGAGGCGTTTCGCAAGCTGCCGGAGTTCGCCCAGGGCATGGACCTCGATGCGCACCTCGATCACGTGCCGCGCTATCCCGACGGGTCCATCAAGAACATCTATACCAGCCCGTACAAGGCCCAGCCCTGGACCAAATCGGATCTCAACCAGTGGGCGATGACCGTGGACCTCGGTTCCTGCACCGGCTGCTCGGCCTGTGTGATCGCCTGCCAGGCGGAGAACAACATCCCCATCGTCGGCAAGGACCAGGTGGCGCGCGGACGCGAGATGCAGTGGATGCGGATTGACCGGTACTACAGCTACGACCCGGATGTCCCCACGCGAAAGGAGACCCCGGCCGAGGATCCGCAGATGGTCGTCCAGCCGATGCTCTGCCAGCACTGCGAGAACGCACCCTGTGAGAGCGTGTGTCCCGTGAACGCGACGGTCCACAACAGCGAGGGCCTCAACGTGATGGCCTACAACCGCTGCATCGGCACGCGCTACTGCAGCAACAACTGCCCGTACAAGGTCCGGCGGTTCAACTTCTTCGATTTCAACAAGCGGGAGATCAGCTACGCGCAGGAGACGGGCACCCTGTTCTTCAACGTCGAATCCCCGCTGTACCACGGACCGTTTGGTCCCAACCTCTACAAGGATACCGGCTGGGAGGTCGTCAAGCTCGTCAAGAACCCGGACGTCAGCGTGCGCATGCGGGGCGTCATGGAGAAGTGCACGTTCTGCGTGCAGCGGATCGAGCAGGCCAAGATCGCGGTGAAGAACCAGGCGAAGGACAGCGGCAACGTGCGGGTGCCCGGGGACATGGTGCGCACGGCCTGCCAGGAGGCCTGTCCGGCGGATGCCATCGTCTTCGGGAACACGCTGGATCCCGAGGCCCGGGTGAACGGGACGATCAAGGATCCGCGCAACTACACCGTCCTGGGCTTTCTCGACAACCGGCCGCGCGTCACCTACCTGGCGCGGCTTCGAAACCCGAATCCGGCGATGCCAGACACCTACACGGAGCCCGACTCGCTACGCGACTACGAGCGGATCCGCGGTCAGAATCCCTTTGAACCCCACGGCCACGCCGGTCACGGGCAGGGAGCCGCCGCGGCCACGAATGGAGGGCAGGCCTGA
- a CDS encoding cytochrome c3 family protein, giving the protein MGFSFPRWANQLGPKLLIAGGLVATLALGGVTYYFTPKYTRVGYEPIQPVPFSHKVHVGQLGMDCRYCHNGVDQSWFSNIPAASTCMNCHSLILREDPRLQLVRDSYQSGQPIPWVQVHKVPDYVYFNHSVHVNRGISCVHCHGQVNEMEEVYHAKALSMGFCLDCHRKPEDYIRPVDLVTQLDWKGQVNGKQLVHDWKVQPGESCSVCHR; this is encoded by the coding sequence ATGGGCTTTTCATTTCCAAGGTGGGCCAACCAGTTGGGCCCCAAGCTGCTGATTGCCGGCGGCCTGGTGGCCACCCTCGCGCTGGGCGGGGTGACCTACTATTTCACCCCGAAGTACACGCGCGTGGGCTACGAGCCCATCCAGCCCGTGCCCTTTTCCCACAAGGTGCATGTCGGCCAGCTCGGCATGGACTGCCGGTACTGCCACAACGGCGTGGACCAGTCCTGGTTTTCCAACATTCCGGCCGCCAGCACCTGCATGAACTGCCACAGCCTGATCCTGAGGGAGGATCCCCGGTTGCAGTTGGTCCGCGACTCCTACCAGTCTGGCCAGCCGATCCCCTGGGTCCAGGTCCACAAGGTCCCGGACTACGTTTATTTCAACCATTCGGTCCACGTGAACCGCGGCATCAGTTGCGTTCACTGTCACGGGCAGGTCAACGAAATGGAGGAGGTCTATCACGCCAAGGCGCTTTCGATGGGTTTTTGCCTCGACTGCCATCGGAAGCCTGAGGACTACATCCGTCCCGTGGACCTGGTCACCCAGCTGGACTGGAAGGGCCAGGTGAACGGCAAGCAGCTCGTTCACGACTGGAAGGTCCAACCCGGAGAAAGTTGTTCCGTCTGCCACCGCTGA
- the fabD gene encoding ACP S-malonyltransferase, producing MKTALLFAGQGAQKVGMGRDLHDAFPTARTLFAQAGELLGPDLVSVCFNGPEADLTLTANAQPGIYLVSWIAWRLLQEQAPTLRAEATAGLSLGEFTALAAAGALSFEDGLRVVRARGQFMHDACQATRGGMAAVIGLDAAATREVCEAAGVTLANLNCPGQIVISGELERIPAAVEAARARGARKAIPLNVAGAYHSPLMASARPRLAEALAAIAVHPPRIPVIANTTARPHESPSAIVDALVDQVTSPVRWEEGMRHLVDAGFTRFIELGPGSALSGFMKRIAPSVQLLQVSDVTTLEATAKALAA from the coding sequence ATGAAGACCGCACTGCTGTTTGCCGGCCAGGGCGCCCAGAAGGTGGGCATGGGACGTGACCTCCACGATGCCTTTCCCACGGCGCGGACCTTGTTCGCCCAAGCCGGGGAACTCCTTGGCCCTGACCTGGTCTCGGTGTGCTTCAACGGCCCGGAAGCGGACCTGACCCTCACGGCCAATGCGCAACCGGGCATCTATCTGGTGAGCTGGATCGCCTGGCGGCTGCTGCAGGAGCAGGCACCCACCCTGCGCGCGGAGGCCACCGCCGGGCTCTCCCTCGGCGAATTCACCGCCCTCGCCGCAGCCGGGGCCCTGTCATTCGAGGACGGCCTGCGCGTCGTCCGTGCCCGCGGCCAGTTCATGCACGACGCCTGCCAGGCGACCCGCGGAGGCATGGCCGCGGTGATCGGACTCGACGCAGCGGCAACGCGCGAGGTCTGCGAGGCCGCCGGAGTGACCCTCGCCAATCTGAACTGTCCCGGCCAGATCGTGATCTCAGGCGAGCTCGAACGGATTCCCGCCGCCGTTGAGGCCGCCCGCGCCCGTGGCGCTCGCAAGGCGATCCCGCTGAATGTCGCGGGCGCCTACCACTCCCCGCTCATGGCGTCCGCCCGTCCGCGCCTCGCCGAAGCCCTTGCGGCCATCGCCGTGCATCCCCCGCGCATTCCGGTGATCGCCAACACCACCGCCCGCCCCCATGAATCCCCCTCTGCCATCGTGGACGCCCTCGTGGACCAGGTCACCAGCCCCGTCCGGTGGGAGGAGGGCATGCGCCACCTCGTGGACGCCGGCTTCACCCGCTTCATCGAACTCGGCCCTGGCTCGGCGTTGAGCGGGTTCATGAAGCGCATCGCCCCATCCGTTCAACTGCTCCAGGTGAGCGACGTCACCACCCTGGAGGCCACCGCGAAAGCCCTCGCGGCGTGA
- the fabG gene encoding 3-oxoacyl-[acyl-carrier-protein] reductase, with product MSELSQQVAVVTGAGRGIGRAIALRLARAGADVICLSRTAANAEAVADAVRGLGRRAWAQAVDVADPAAVTASAETILAEAGRVDILVNNAGVTRDGLLMRMSEADWDTVLNTNLRGAFLVTKAFTRTFLKQRSGRIINISSVIGLIGNAGQCNYAASKAGLIGFTKSVAKELGSRGVTCNAIAPGFIETDMTAVLDESLRTTLLKQIPLGTLGKPEDIAEAALYLAGPGGRYVTGQVLTVDGGMVM from the coding sequence ATGAGCGAGCTTTCCCAGCAGGTGGCCGTCGTCACCGGGGCCGGACGCGGCATCGGACGCGCCATCGCCCTGCGTCTGGCCCGCGCCGGCGCCGACGTCATCTGCCTGTCGCGCACTGCCGCCAATGCCGAGGCCGTGGCCGACGCGGTGCGCGGCCTGGGACGACGCGCCTGGGCACAGGCTGTGGATGTCGCGGATCCCGCGGCGGTCACCGCATCCGCGGAGACCATTCTCGCGGAGGCGGGCCGGGTGGACATCCTCGTCAACAATGCCGGGGTCACGCGTGACGGCCTGTTGATGCGGATGAGCGAGGCGGACTGGGACACCGTGCTGAACACGAATCTGCGGGGTGCCTTCCTCGTTACGAAGGCCTTCACCCGGACCTTCCTCAAGCAACGGTCCGGTCGGATCATCAACATCTCCAGCGTCATCGGCCTGATCGGAAATGCCGGTCAATGCAACTACGCGGCGAGCAAGGCCGGGCTGATCGGGTTCACGAAATCCGTGGCGAAGGAGCTGGGCTCCCGGGGCGTGACCTGCAATGCCATCGCCCCGGGATTCATCGAGACCGACATGACCGCCGTCCTGGACGAGTCGTTGCGGACGACCCTGCTCAAGCAAATTCCCCTGGGAACCCTCGGAAAGCCCGAGGACATCGCCGAGGCGGCCCTTTACCTTGCCGGTCCCGGCGGCCGCTACGTGACAGGCCAGGTGCTCACGGTGGACGGCGGCATGGTGATGTGA
- a CDS encoding protein kinase: MSDPADQTAAVHAPPVVAEHELLRRIGVGAYGEVWLARSVMGMLRAVKVIWRDRFEHERIYEREFTGLRHFEPLSRSHPGLVDVLQVGRSETHGHFYYVMELADHAGEETAWRVEQYAPLTLGTLLQAKGALPVVECARIGADVAAALSFLHQRGLVHRDVKPSNLIFVGGQPKLADLGLVAGLNAAQSFVGTEGYIPPEGPGSPQSDLYGLGKVLYEMATGQNRLDFPELPPDWQDRDETDLFAELNETILRACAPDAADRHASAEAVRTELLLIQAGQSVRRLRRNERILTRWRRLGTVAVLLGVVSLGATWFTRDQTARANRRATAEAALRERIEDQERLIRMALYSADMNLAQQAIQAGNYGRAEELLDAYRPQDAQEDLRGFEWFHFWDRVTGDARGVLRGHDQLIVAVRVSRDGRRLYSASYDGTLREWSLDGLHELRRWEFPGSIVRALSEVSEGGLLAVELDQPPRTVVLNLTGGGGGITNRSSGSPSVVFSPEADRLLRANGMVLFETNAATEIVNARSLEVEQVLDQSGGRAWFAPGGRLLVTGPWDRSLRLWSWPEREPMGELAGAGTVMGVAFSPDGSRLACVSRQGLLQLWNLATQRRLAESSAHQETVVWDVAWSPDGARLVTAGNDQTVRLWDAATLAEVHVFRGHGSEVWSVEWTPDGGLVVSAGKDNTIRLWDGEPDPAALELDPVGQTPAFSPDERLLVVRLQTGDVRVLDPSTGREVLALGPAVELGGFVEDGSAITLLRPGGTVEWRDPTGGALLEAHRLDAGWEPAPTRVLAPSGRWLVAGDEDGTVRVYDVRSGGPPRPLDGHTGRIFSLAISPDGRRLLSGSRDFSTRLWELDTGREIRVFRGHQMSVSALEFAPAGGRFASGSWDDTARLWDAASGDALAVYGAHSTGVHAVALAPDGRTLAVLTGGSELKFWNLATSREAGVLQFDRGIGLGRLRFSPGGQWLAVVSPPGRLSLLPAPHPDSTGGPGFR; encoded by the coding sequence GTGTCGGATCCCGCCGATCAGACCGCGGCAGTTCATGCTCCACCCGTGGTGGCGGAGCATGAACTGCTGCGGCGGATCGGAGTGGGAGCCTATGGCGAGGTGTGGCTGGCGCGGAGTGTGATGGGAATGCTCCGCGCGGTGAAGGTGATCTGGCGTGACCGCTTCGAGCATGAGCGGATCTACGAGCGCGAATTCACCGGGCTGAGACATTTCGAGCCCCTGTCGCGATCCCATCCGGGACTGGTGGATGTCCTCCAGGTGGGGAGGTCGGAGACCCATGGGCACTTCTATTATGTCATGGAGCTGGCCGATCATGCCGGGGAGGAGACGGCGTGGCGGGTCGAGCAGTATGCACCCCTGACTTTGGGGACGCTGTTGCAGGCCAAGGGTGCGTTGCCGGTGGTCGAGTGCGCCCGGATTGGGGCGGACGTGGCGGCCGCACTGTCCTTTCTGCATCAGCGCGGCCTGGTGCACCGGGACGTCAAACCCTCCAACCTCATTTTTGTGGGCGGTCAGCCCAAGCTGGCCGACCTCGGCCTGGTCGCGGGGCTGAATGCCGCGCAATCCTTCGTGGGTACGGAGGGCTACATTCCGCCGGAGGGTCCGGGATCGCCACAGTCGGATTTGTACGGTCTGGGCAAGGTGTTGTACGAGATGGCCACCGGCCAAAACCGGCTGGACTTCCCGGAGTTGCCGCCCGACTGGCAGGACCGAGACGAAACAGACCTCTTTGCCGAACTGAACGAAACCATCCTGCGCGCCTGCGCTCCGGACGCCGCGGACCGGCATGCGTCGGCGGAGGCGGTGCGGACGGAATTGCTGCTGATTCAGGCCGGACAATCGGTACGCCGGCTGCGCCGCAACGAGCGCATCCTGACGCGATGGCGGCGTCTGGGGACCGTGGCCGTGCTGCTGGGCGTGGTGAGCCTGGGTGCGACCTGGTTTACGCGGGACCAGACGGCCCGGGCCAATCGTCGCGCGACGGCCGAGGCGGCGTTGCGCGAGCGCATCGAGGACCAGGAACGGCTGATCCGAATGGCGCTCTACTCAGCCGACATGAACCTTGCCCAGCAGGCGATCCAGGCGGGGAACTATGGTCGCGCAGAGGAATTGCTGGACGCGTACCGGCCCCAGGATGCCCAGGAGGACCTGCGCGGCTTCGAGTGGTTCCATTTCTGGGATCGGGTGACGGGTGATGCCCGGGGGGTGTTGCGCGGCCATGATCAACTCATCGTCGCCGTGCGGGTGAGCCGGGATGGCCGCCGGCTCTATTCCGCAAGTTATGACGGCACCTTGCGGGAATGGTCGTTGGACGGGTTGCACGAACTGCGGCGATGGGAATTTCCGGGTTCGATCGTGCGGGCGTTGTCCGAAGTATCGGAGGGTGGCCTGCTGGCCGTCGAGCTGGACCAGCCCCCGCGGACCGTTGTCCTCAACCTGACTGGCGGCGGCGGCGGGATCACCAACCGCTCGTCCGGTTCGCCAAGCGTCGTGTTCAGTCCGGAAGCGGACCGGCTGCTCCGGGCCAACGGGATGGTGTTGTTTGAGACCAATGCGGCCACGGAGATCGTGAATGCCCGTTCGCTGGAGGTGGAACAGGTCCTGGACCAGTCGGGCGGGCGCGCCTGGTTCGCGCCCGGCGGCCGCCTGCTGGTCACCGGTCCCTGGGATCGTTCCCTGCGGCTCTGGTCATGGCCCGAGCGGGAGCCGATGGGTGAGCTGGCCGGGGCCGGAACGGTGATGGGGGTGGCGTTCTCCCCGGACGGATCCCGGCTGGCCTGTGTGTCGCGCCAGGGCCTGCTGCAATTGTGGAACCTCGCCACGCAACGGCGGCTGGCCGAAAGCAGCGCGCACCAGGAAACCGTGGTCTGGGATGTGGCCTGGTCGCCGGATGGCGCGCGCCTGGTCACGGCGGGCAACGACCAGACCGTGCGTCTCTGGGACGCCGCGACGCTCGCGGAGGTGCATGTCTTCCGCGGGCATGGCAGCGAGGTCTGGTCGGTGGAGTGGACGCCGGATGGAGGTCTGGTGGTCTCCGCCGGGAAGGACAACACCATCCGGTTGTGGGATGGCGAGCCGGATCCCGCCGCGCTGGAACTGGATCCGGTCGGCCAGACACCGGCGTTCTCCCCGGATGAACGGTTGCTGGTGGTGCGACTGCAAACCGGGGACGTGCGGGTTCTGGATCCGTCCACCGGCCGCGAGGTGCTGGCGTTGGGACCGGCCGTCGAACTGGGCGGATTCGTGGAGGATGGAAGCGCGATCACGCTGCTGCGGCCCGGGGGGACCGTCGAGTGGCGCGATCCGACGGGCGGCGCTCTGCTCGAAGCGCACCGGCTGGATGCGGGGTGGGAGCCGGCCCCGACCCGCGTCCTCGCGCCGTCCGGACGATGGCTCGTGGCGGGTGACGAGGACGGCACGGTTCGGGTTTACGATGTTCGTTCCGGCGGGCCGCCGCGGCCTCTGGACGGTCATACCGGACGCATCTTCAGTCTCGCGATCTCACCGGACGGGCGGCGGTTGCTGTCCGGTTCGCGGGATTTTTCGACGCGCCTGTGGGAACTCGACACGGGCCGGGAGATCCGGGTGTTTCGAGGGCATCAGATGTCGGTCAGCGCCCTGGAGTTTGCGCCTGCGGGCGGGCGCTTTGCGAGCGGCAGCTGGGATGACACGGCCCGTCTCTGGGATGCCGCGTCCGGTGACGCGCTCGCCGTCTACGGGGCGCATTCCACCGGGGTGCATGCGGTGGCCCTTGCGCCCGACGGCCGCACGCTGGCCGTGTTAACCGGCGGCTCCGAGCTGAAGTTTTGGAACCTGGCGACCAGCCGCGAGGCGGGAGTGCTCCAGTTCGACCGGGGCATCGGCCTGGGCCGGCTCCGCTTCTCCCCCGGTGGTCAATGGCTGGCGGTGGTCAGCCCGCCGGGGCGGCTGTCACTGCTGCCAGCCCCGCATCCCGATTCAACCGGCGGGCCGGGTTTTCGTTAG
- a CDS encoding sigma-70 family RNA polymerase sigma factor codes for MHSTRESLLGRLKDPADHDGWQRFFDTYGGVISAFARKAGLPPSEVEEVLQETLVSVAGEMPGFRYDRSRGGFKAWLFQIARRRIADQFRKRARHQGRQTDYAEGLEALPDPAADPLVAVWEQEWRHNQLQLAGERVKAKVAPRQWQMFDLATLQGWPVERITSLLGINRAQVYMAKMRVGRLLKAELQQLDSG; via the coding sequence TTGCATTCCACGAGAGAGAGCCTGCTGGGCCGGCTCAAAGACCCTGCGGACCATGATGGCTGGCAGCGCTTCTTCGACACCTACGGAGGGGTGATCTCGGCGTTTGCCCGCAAGGCCGGCCTTCCCCCCAGTGAAGTGGAGGAGGTCCTGCAAGAGACTCTGGTTTCCGTCGCCGGGGAAATGCCCGGCTTCCGCTACGACCGGAGCCGGGGCGGCTTCAAGGCCTGGTTGTTTCAGATCGCCCGCCGGCGCATCGCGGACCAATTTCGCAAACGCGCCCGCCACCAGGGCCGGCAGACCGACTACGCGGAGGGCCTCGAAGCGCTCCCCGATCCGGCTGCCGACCCGCTCGTCGCGGTCTGGGAGCAGGAGTGGCGGCACAACCAGTTGCAGCTGGCCGGCGAACGGGTCAAGGCGAAGGTCGCCCCGCGTCAGTGGCAGATGTTTGATCTCGCGACCCTGCAGGGCTGGCCGGTCGAACGGATCACCAGTCTCCTCGGGATCAACCGCGCCCAGGTGTACATGGCCAAAATGCGCGTCGGCCGCCTGCTCAAGGCGGAGCTGCAGCAGCTCGACTCCGGATGA
- a CDS encoding winged helix-turn-helix transcriptional regulator, which translates to MAKRTNAGNPGALMTDGTLELIASRFRVLGEPSRLRLIRALEAGGKSVTDLMDATGLTQANASRHLQTLTHAGILGRRKEALNVIYFIADPGIFELCRHVCGSLQQHVARHARAFTSDL; encoded by the coding sequence ATGGCCAAGCGCACGAACGCGGGAAACCCGGGGGCCTTGATGACCGACGGGACGCTCGAACTCATCGCCAGCCGTTTTCGCGTGCTGGGCGAACCCAGCCGCCTGAGGCTCATCCGGGCCCTGGAGGCCGGCGGAAAGTCCGTCACGGACCTGATGGACGCCACCGGCCTGACCCAGGCCAACGCCTCCCGTCACCTCCAGACCCTGACCCACGCTGGCATTCTTGGGCGCCGCAAGGAGGCGTTGAACGTGATCTATTTCATCGCCGATCCGGGCATCTTCGAACTGTGCCGCCACGTCTGCGGCTCGTTGCAACAGCACGTTGCCCGGCACGCCAGGGCCTTCACCTCGGACCTGTGA
- the trxA gene encoding thioredoxin: MAHLASDSRGLIVTCPSCGQGNRLAFASLAAQIRCGRCKTELPSPGGVIEPDTAEVFAALIGQAALPVFVDFWAPWCGPCRMVAPEVERLAERAAGEAIVAKVNTEALPEVARRFGIQSIPTFAVFRGGSEVARTSGAIPAPRLHEFLRQASH, encoded by the coding sequence ATGGCCCACCTCGCCTCCGATTCGCGCGGTCTGATCGTCACCTGCCCGTCCTGCGGCCAGGGCAATCGTCTCGCCTTCGCCAGCCTCGCGGCCCAGATCCGCTGCGGCCGGTGCAAAACGGAACTGCCGTCTCCGGGTGGGGTGATCGAGCCGGACACTGCGGAGGTCTTCGCCGCGTTGATCGGCCAGGCTGCGCTGCCGGTGTTCGTGGACTTTTGGGCGCCGTGGTGTGGACCCTGCCGGATGGTGGCACCGGAGGTGGAACGGCTGGCCGAGCGGGCCGCCGGTGAGGCCATTGTCGCCAAGGTCAACACCGAGGCGCTGCCGGAAGTCGCCAGGCGCTTCGGCATCCAGTCCATTCCCACCTTCGCGGTGTTCCGCGGCGGCTCCGAAGTGGCCCGGACCTCCGGGGCGATCCCCGCGCCGCGCCTGCATGAATTCCTCCGCCAGGCCAGCCACTGA